One Candidatus Krumholzibacteriia bacterium genomic region harbors:
- a CDS encoding succinate dehydrogenase cytochrome b subunit, whose product MRRVLTLYSTTIGKKIVMAVTGILLVGFVLGHMIGNLKLYMEPHHGDYALDHYGHALRSFGEPFFGEYQFLWLVRGILLLAVILHIWSAISLKSLSNRARPQGYAKSAYQESTIASRTMIWGGILLAVFIVFHILHFTTGTISPGMDFQYGEVHMNVTQGFGVWWVAAFYAIAMVALGMHLYHGVWSMLQTLGANHPRYNHWRKRLAVGLAVVIAVANISFPVAVLTGAVERTETGDPQTVEAPASESAELANKSQEVEAWN is encoded by the coding sequence CCGCGTTCTGACGCTCTACAGCACCACCATTGGCAAGAAGATCGTGATGGCCGTCACGGGAATCCTGCTGGTCGGCTTCGTGCTGGGACACATGATCGGCAACCTCAAGCTCTACATGGAGCCCCACCACGGAGACTACGCGCTGGACCACTACGGCCACGCGCTCCGCTCCTTCGGCGAGCCGTTCTTCGGCGAGTACCAGTTCCTGTGGCTGGTCCGGGGGATCCTCCTGCTGGCGGTGATCCTCCACATCTGGTCGGCCATCAGCCTCAAGTCGCTGAGCAATCGCGCCCGGCCCCAGGGCTACGCGAAGTCGGCCTACCAGGAGTCGACCATCGCCTCGCGCACGATGATCTGGGGCGGGATCCTCCTCGCCGTGTTCATCGTCTTCCACATCCTGCACTTCACCACCGGGACCATCTCGCCCGGGATGGACTTCCAGTACGGCGAGGTGCACATGAACGTCACCCAGGGCTTCGGGGTCTGGTGGGTGGCCGCCTTCTACGCGATCGCCATGGTCGCCCTGGGCATGCACCTCTACCACGGCGTGTGGAGCATGCTGCAGACCCTCGGCGCCAACCACCCGCGCTACAACCACTGGCGCAAGCGCCTGGCCGTGGGCCTGGCCGTGGTGATCGCCGTCGCGAACATCTCGTTCCCGGTGGCCGTGCTGACCGGAGCCGTCGAGCGCACCGAGACCGGTGATCCGCAGACCGTCGAGGCGCCTGCGTCCGAGTCCGCCGAGCTCGCGAACAAGTCCCAGGAGGTCGAGGCATGGAACTGA